A region from the Thauera humireducens genome encodes:
- a CDS encoding flagella synthesis protein FlgN yields the protein MKQPAPTPTAADQQRLALLIEAESMQLGEFLSLLDREEGLLVKGETDALVAIANQKNERYRELQRLHDERSRLLGRLGYSVSDASIRSICAGLPRVLARWDEVVSRARQARDRNALNGQLILERMAGNQAALTVLLSAANHPQLYDADGLAKPTGGGRILGSA from the coding sequence ATGAAGCAACCCGCCCCGACGCCCACGGCTGCCGACCAGCAGCGACTCGCGCTCCTCATCGAGGCGGAGTCGATGCAGCTCGGCGAGTTCCTCTCCCTCCTCGACCGCGAGGAAGGCCTGCTCGTCAAAGGCGAGACCGACGCCCTGGTGGCGATCGCCAACCAGAAGAACGAGCGCTACCGCGAACTCCAGCGCCTGCACGACGAGCGCTCGCGCCTGCTCGGCCGGCTCGGCTACAGCGTCTCGGACGCCTCCATCCGCAGCATCTGCGCCGGCCTGCCGCGCGTGCTCGCGCGCTGGGACGAGGTCGTATCGCGCGCGCGCCAGGCACGCGACCGCAACGCCCTGAATGGCCAGCTCATCCTCGAACGCATGGCCGGCAACCAGGCAGCGCTGACGGTGCTGCTGTCCGCCGCCAATCATCCGCAGCTCTACGACGCCGATGGCCTGGCCAAGCCCACCGGCGGCGGTCGCATCCTCGGCAGCGCCTGA
- a CDS encoding DNA topoisomerase IV subunit B, with protein MAGKQYDESSFRVLKGLEPVRERPGMYTRTDSPAHIIQEVIDNAADEALGGFAKKIHVTLHLDGSVTVADDGRGIPVGLHPEEGVPVVVLAYTRLHAGGKFDKREGNSAYAFSGGLHGVGVSVTNALSTRIEVEIRREGKIHRIDFSEGGETISPVRIEGDCGRQTGTRVRVWPDGKYFESPRVPMNELERLLRSKAVLLSGVAVRLDIEQASGPALSKTWSYPEGLAGYLKELAGDVEPVAPIFTAEKYAGKDDPTFATGEGAAWALAWFESAVPSESYVNLIPTVNGGTHESGLRAGVFEAMKSFIDHHTLLPRGVKLQQEDVCGRMSFVLSARLLDPQFQGQVKEKLNSREAVKLVSSQLRDPFEIWLNNHVEAGKAIAELSIKQALARQKSAQKVEKKKTSGVAVLPGKLSDCESEDLADNELFLVEGDSAGGSAKMARNKETQAILPLRGKVQNAWEIDPDRLFANAEIHDIAVALGVDAHKADSEVDLSGLRYGKVVIMSDADVDGAHIQTLLLTLFFRHFPKLIERGHVYVAQPPLYRVDVPAQGKKRPPRRLYALDEGELAAIRDRLEKEGFRPDAIEIGRFKGLGEMNPDQLRETTMDPATRRVLPVKVRSGALQDTLKMFTLLMGKGEASSRRAWMEEKGDSVEADV; from the coding sequence ATGGCAGGCAAACAGTACGACGAATCCTCCTTCCGCGTCCTGAAAGGACTTGAGCCGGTGCGCGAGCGCCCCGGCATGTACACCCGCACCGACAGTCCGGCGCACATCATCCAGGAAGTGATCGACAACGCCGCCGATGAAGCGCTCGGCGGCTTTGCAAAGAAGATTCACGTCACCCTGCACCTGGACGGCTCGGTCACCGTGGCCGACGACGGCCGCGGCATTCCGGTCGGCCTGCATCCCGAGGAAGGCGTGCCGGTGGTGGTGCTGGCCTATACCCGGCTGCATGCTGGCGGCAAATTCGACAAGCGCGAGGGCAATTCGGCCTACGCCTTCTCGGGCGGCCTGCACGGCGTCGGTGTGTCGGTCACGAACGCCCTGTCCACCCGCATCGAAGTCGAGATCCGGCGTGAGGGCAAGATCCATCGCATCGATTTTTCCGAGGGTGGCGAAACGATCAGCCCGGTGCGCATCGAGGGCGATTGTGGCCGCCAGACCGGCACCCGGGTGCGGGTGTGGCCGGACGGCAAGTATTTCGAGTCGCCGCGCGTGCCCATGAACGAGCTCGAGCGCCTGTTGCGCTCGAAAGCGGTGCTGCTGTCCGGCGTCGCGGTGCGGCTCGACATCGAGCAGGCCAGCGGTCCGGCGCTGAGCAAGACCTGGTCCTACCCCGAAGGCCTGGCCGGCTACCTGAAGGAACTCGCCGGCGACGTCGAGCCGGTGGCGCCGATCTTCACCGCCGAGAAGTACGCCGGCAAGGACGACCCGACTTTCGCCACCGGCGAAGGCGCGGCGTGGGCGCTGGCATGGTTCGAGTCGGCCGTGCCGAGCGAGTCCTACGTCAACCTGATCCCGACGGTGAATGGCGGCACGCACGAATCCGGCCTGCGCGCTGGCGTGTTCGAGGCGATGAAGTCCTTCATCGATCATCACACCTTGCTGCCACGCGGCGTCAAGCTGCAGCAGGAGGACGTGTGCGGGCGCATGAGCTTCGTGCTGTCGGCACGCCTCCTGGACCCCCAGTTCCAGGGCCAGGTGAAGGAGAAGCTCAACTCGCGTGAAGCGGTGAAGCTGGTCTCCTCGCAACTGCGCGACCCTTTCGAGATCTGGCTCAACAACCACGTCGAGGCAGGCAAGGCCATCGCCGAGCTGTCGATCAAGCAGGCGCTGGCGCGGCAGAAGAGCGCGCAGAAGGTCGAGAAGAAGAAGACCTCGGGGGTCGCCGTGCTGCCCGGCAAGCTGTCGGACTGCGAGTCCGAAGACCTCGCCGACAACGAGCTCTTCCTCGTCGAAGGGGACTCCGCCGGCGGCTCGGCCAAGATGGCGCGCAACAAGGAAACCCAGGCCATCCTCCCGCTGCGCGGCAAGGTGCAGAACGCCTGGGAGATCGACCCTGACCGCCTGTTCGCCAACGCCGAGATCCACGACATCGCGGTGGCGCTCGGCGTGGACGCGCACAAGGCCGACAGCGAGGTGGACCTCTCCGGCCTGCGCTACGGCAAGGTCGTCATCATGTCCGACGCCGACGTGGATGGCGCCCACATCCAGACCCTGCTGCTCACCTTGTTCTTCCGCCACTTTCCCAAGCTGATCGAGCGTGGCCACGTGTATGTGGCGCAGCCGCCGCTCTACCGCGTGGACGTGCCGGCCCAGGGCAAGAAACGCCCCCCGCGCCGCCTTTACGCGCTCGACGAGGGCGAACTCGCCGCCATTCGCGACCGCCTGGAGAAGGAAGGCTTCAGGCCCGACGCGATCGAGATCGGCCGCTTCAAGGGCCTGGGCGAGATGAACCCCGACCAGCTGCGCGAAACGACCATGGATCCCGCCACCCGCCGCGTGCTGCCCGTCAAGGTGCGCAGCGGCGCGCTGCAGGACACGCTGAAGATGTTCACCCTGCTGATGGGCAAGGGCGAAGCCTCGAGCCGGCGTGCGTGGATGGAAGAGAAGGGCGACAGCGTCGAAGCCGACGTCTGA
- the flgM gene encoding flagellar biosynthesis anti-sigma factor FlgM yields the protein MKIENTGKAYVPTPVQDARAPAARGKTEAQSGSDSVQLSPLATLMKKAESAISSSPEIDQKRVDEIRQAIAEGRFKIDSSRIADGLINSVRDMLESRG from the coding sequence ATGAAAATCGAGAACACGGGCAAGGCCTATGTTCCCACGCCCGTGCAGGATGCCCGTGCGCCGGCCGCGCGCGGGAAGACCGAAGCGCAGTCCGGCAGCGACAGCGTGCAACTGTCCCCGCTGGCCACGCTGATGAAGAAGGCGGAAAGCGCGATCTCGAGTTCGCCCGAGATCGACCAGAAGCGCGTGGACGAGATTCGCCAGGCCATCGCCGAGGGCCGCTTCAAGATCGACTCCAGCCGCATCGCCGACGGGCTGATTAACAGCGTCCGCGACATGCTCGAGTCGCGCGGCTGA